A genomic window from Acidimicrobiales bacterium includes:
- a CDS encoding lipid-transfer protein: PDDTDWLRFHLVGATNPVYFALHARRRMALYGATREDFALVKAKNSRHGVHNPNARYPKEYGVDDVASSPVVSDPLRLLEICATSDGGAALVVCSMDYARSLGVTDPVRVSGISTVTPTYPDTVIDLPYLATDSWAGSPPPDRGFKESIGARAYAEAGLGPEDVDVAEVYDLSSALELDWYEQLGLCPVGEAEALLRSGDTEIGGRIPVNPSGGLGAFGEAVPAQAIAQVCELAWQLRGQAGYRQVEGARVGVTANQGLFGHGSSVVVRR, translated from the coding sequence CCCGATGACACGGACTGGTTGCGGTTCCACCTCGTGGGAGCGACTAACCCGGTGTACTTCGCCCTGCACGCTCGTCGGCGGATGGCGCTTTACGGGGCCACCCGTGAAGATTTCGCCTTGGTAAAGGCCAAGAACAGCCGCCATGGCGTCCACAACCCGAACGCCCGCTATCCCAAGGAGTACGGCGTCGACGACGTGGCCAGCTCGCCGGTTGTATCTGACCCCTTACGACTGTTGGAGATTTGCGCGACGAGCGACGGGGGTGCCGCCCTCGTGGTCTGCTCGATGGACTATGCGCGGTCTCTCGGTGTCACCGATCCAGTCCGAGTCTCCGGAATCTCGACGGTCACCCCGACCTATCCCGACACGGTGATTGACCTGCCCTACCTGGCCACCGACTCATGGGCGGGTAGCCCGCCCCCGGACCGGGGATTCAAGGAGTCGATCGGTGCACGGGCCTACGCCGAAGCCGGTCTGGGCCCAGAGGACGTGGACGTGGCCGAGGTGTATGACCTCTCTTCGGCCCTGGAGCTGGACTGGTACGAGCAGCTCGGTCTGTGCCCGGTCGGTGAGGCGGAAGCGCTACTCCGGTCCGGTGACACAGAGATCGGTGGGCGAATTCCAGTTAATCCCAGCGGAGGCTTGGGGGCGTTCGGCGAGGCCGTTCCCGCACAGGCGATCGCGCAGGTGTGCGAACTGGCCTGGCAGTTACGGGGCCAAGCCGGCTATCGACAGGTCGAGGGTGCTCGGGTTGGGGTGACGGCCAATCAGGGACTGTTCGGACACGGCTCGTCGGTCGTGGTCCGACGCTAG